A region from the Phycisphaerales bacterium genome encodes:
- the pilM gene encoding pilus assembly protein PilM → MGIEVFRRLTRLGKRAGDVSAVVGSTVTETLGVKAALGVPIGIDFGVGSLKILQIGGTDTLSLVAAASLETPPELISDHAQRLQFQIEALPRLIRKGGFRGRRASCAIPGWQTMCRQFQFPKTDGIPVSDLVAGALSQQLNVPADALAFRHIEVRSPQLASNRAEVICIATARDLVERLMRALQDSKLQPVGIHSEFSAILRAFDYVNRRADDGDRATLYLDIGAGVTKALIGHGRDLVFARVIDFGGRRMDEHIARQLKVEMDDAHEQRIALDEQMSLAHVNGAVAAKAAASAASAPGAAASEPAKSATVRAKIGHDGQKIDESDEETLVAEMEERRTGMPHPHFSEDMRISDSKEFVPPKADLTEMLEVFTDELQMCLRHYATQYPGKRVERAVFVGGEARGRGLCAHIARALKIPAQMADPMARVGRNGQEPVLGVDLRLAQPGWALALGLCLSPTDL, encoded by the coding sequence ATGGGGATCGAGGTCTTTCGACGACTGACGCGGCTTGGGAAACGTGCCGGCGACGTCAGCGCGGTCGTGGGCTCGACGGTCACCGAGACATTGGGCGTGAAGGCGGCGCTCGGCGTTCCGATCGGGATCGACTTTGGCGTCGGCTCGCTCAAAATCCTGCAGATCGGTGGAACGGACACGCTGTCGCTGGTGGCGGCGGCGAGTCTGGAGACGCCTCCCGAGTTGATCTCGGATCACGCGCAGCGTCTGCAGTTCCAGATCGAGGCCCTCCCGCGACTGATCCGCAAGGGCGGTTTCCGCGGTCGTCGGGCGTCGTGCGCGATTCCGGGATGGCAGACGATGTGCCGGCAGTTCCAGTTTCCCAAGACCGATGGGATTCCGGTCTCGGATCTGGTGGCGGGCGCGTTGTCGCAGCAGTTGAACGTGCCGGCGGATGCGCTGGCGTTCCGGCATATCGAGGTGCGTTCGCCGCAGTTGGCGTCGAATCGGGCGGAGGTGATCTGCATTGCGACGGCGCGGGATCTCGTCGAGCGACTGATGCGGGCGCTGCAGGACTCGAAGTTGCAGCCGGTGGGAATCCACAGCGAGTTCTCGGCGATCCTGCGGGCGTTCGACTATGTGAATCGGCGTGCCGACGACGGCGATCGGGCGACGCTGTACCTGGACATCGGGGCGGGCGTGACGAAGGCGCTGATCGGGCACGGTCGCGACCTGGTCTTTGCCCGTGTGATTGATTTCGGTGGGCGGCGGATGGACGAGCACATCGCAAGGCAACTCAAGGTCGAGATGGACGACGCGCACGAGCAGCGGATCGCGCTGGACGAGCAGATGTCGCTGGCGCATGTGAATGGGGCCGTGGCGGCGAAGGCGGCGGCGAGCGCGGCCTCGGCTCCGGGCGCTGCGGCGTCCGAGCCGGCGAAGAGCGCGACCGTGCGTGCGAAGATCGGGCACGATGGCCAAAAGATCGACGAGTCGGACGAGGAGACGCTGGTGGCGGAGATGGAGGAGCGGCGGACGGGGATGCCTCACCCGCACTTCAGCGAGGACATGCGGATCTCGGACTCGAAGGAGTTTGTGCCGCCCAAGGCGGATTTGACGGAAATGCTGGAGGTGTTCACGGACGAGTTGCAGATGTGCCTTCGGCATTATGCGACGCAGTACCCCGGAAAGCGTGTCGAACGCGCGGTCTTTGTAGGGGGTGAGGCGCGTGGACGTGGGTTGTGTGCGCATATTGCGCGGGCATTGAAGATCCCCGCGCAGATGGCCGACCCGATGGCACGGGTCGGTCGGAATGGGCAGGAGCCTGTTCTGGGTGTGGACCTGAGACTGGCCCAGCCGGGCTGGGCGTTGGCGCTGGGGTTGTGCCTCAGTCCGACGGATCTGTAG
- a CDS encoding PilN domain-containing protein: MGLSFSKSASATSTGASFLPEDYVARRTEFRANVLMLSLYAVVLAGIVGAFFVAESRWRLLKSRQMQVDEAYQIEAKKIEQIQILEDQRAKMMDKAEVTAALVERIPRWALMGELTLRMPSSMKLETVTLKGKRIEAVMPPPNAPAVRSLSGTNVKPGQDTVAPKVTPPKYEYSLLVGGVAETNTDVADYLLSLRMSPVLQDVDLSYIKEQKEKEVMLRRFEVSAILRSDVDTQALSDSLQELVAAKDKAREEQAKNALKESTTTAKGTKDGARAKPTASATTGPTAE, encoded by the coding sequence ATGGGACTTTCGTTCAGCAAGTCGGCGAGCGCCACGAGCACGGGAGCGAGTTTCCTCCCCGAGGATTATGTCGCACGTCGGACAGAGTTCCGGGCGAACGTGCTGATGCTGTCGCTCTATGCGGTGGTGCTCGCGGGGATCGTGGGCGCGTTCTTTGTCGCCGAGTCGCGGTGGCGTCTCCTCAAGAGCCGGCAGATGCAGGTGGACGAGGCGTACCAGATCGAAGCGAAGAAGATCGAGCAGATCCAGATTCTCGAGGATCAGCGCGCCAAGATGATGGACAAGGCGGAGGTGACGGCGGCCCTGGTGGAGCGAATCCCGCGCTGGGCGCTCATGGGCGAGTTGACGCTGCGTATGCCGTCGAGCATGAAGTTGGAGACGGTGACACTGAAGGGGAAGCGGATCGAGGCGGTGATGCCGCCGCCGAATGCCCCGGCGGTGCGGTCGCTCTCGGGGACGAACGTGAAGCCCGGGCAGGACACGGTGGCGCCGAAGGTGACGCCGCCGAAGTACGAGTACTCGCTGCTGGTGGGGGGCGTGGCGGAGACGAACACGGACGTGGCGGATTATCTGCTGTCGTTGCGTATGTCCCCCGTGCTCCAGGACGTGGACCTGTCGTACATCAAGGAGCAGAAGGAGAAGGAAGTGATGCTCCGGCGGTTCGAGGTCTCGGCGATCCTTCGGTCGGACGTGGACACGCAGGCGTTGTCGGACTCGCTCCAGGAACTGGTGGCGGCGAAGGACAAGGCTCGCGAGGAGCAGGCGAAGAACGCCCTCAAGGAGTCCACGACGACAGCGAAGGGAACGAAGGACGGCGCGAGGGCGAAGCCCACGGCATCGGCGACGACTGGACCGACGGCGGAGTAA
- the pilO gene encoding type 4a pilus biogenesis protein PilO, whose amino-acid sequence MNITVRVLTMGGVVLGMLLASYMLVFAPVAKQIKTTREEVEHREKLLETLRQEVAKNADLEQANEEIQQSVQLIEARLPSDREMAEVIRQVSDTAVQAGLNSPSIKTNKPLQAALYKEQPLEVEVMGDFRGILTFLISLEKLPRIMRIPDMKIVAQTKDEEQLKVQFTLSVYYQERKAATTASAGGAQ is encoded by the coding sequence ATGAATATCACCGTACGAGTGTTGACGATGGGCGGGGTGGTGCTGGGGATGCTGCTGGCCAGTTACATGCTGGTCTTCGCGCCCGTGGCGAAGCAGATCAAGACGACCCGCGAAGAGGTCGAGCACCGCGAGAAGTTGCTGGAGACGCTGCGCCAGGAGGTCGCGAAGAACGCCGACCTCGAGCAGGCCAACGAGGAGATCCAGCAGAGCGTGCAGTTGATCGAGGCTCGCCTGCCCAGCGATCGCGAGATGGCGGAGGTGATCCGCCAGGTGAGCGACACGGCGGTGCAGGCGGGGCTGAACTCGCCCTCGATCAAGACGAACAAGCCCCTGCAGGCGGCGCTCTACAAGGAGCAGCCCCTGGAGGTGGAGGTGATGGGTGATTTCCGCGGGATCCTGACGTTCCTGATCTCGCTCGAGAAGTTGCCCCGGATCATGCGGATCCCCGACATGAAGATCGTGGCGCAGACGAAGGACGAGGAGCAACTCAAGGTGCAGTTCACCCTGAGCGTGTACTACCAGGAGCGGAAAGCAGCGACGACGGCGTCGGCGGGAGGTGCGCAGTGA
- the tadA gene encoding Flp pilus assembly complex ATPase component TadA, which yields MAKYNIDDILNELGVGENKPTEDPKKAKGKREDEKEPQEFSPLPSMPANQRGYGQPVRENELARRPHTPNTPTLGPAIRDIYQPAETEQASQELGQLLLAKGAVTADRLSVAQGVIRASPGRRMSDVLVEQGVDEAAVQAAKAELAGLSFERIDVEKGLDGGFDGGLLQKLTPEFCKKNMVVPLRKEGSRVIMGTVDADNVYLLDEIKARLGEMPIKLVLVTQYDVKGALEIVGETSSTEEVDVNELLSEVDEGDVQIEKKMGGEEVDLEREAGESPVIRYVNYIIQTAVKEGASDIHIEPADKKLRVRFRIDGELFEMMNPPAAMSSAITSRLKIMANLDISERRIPQDGRIRCTVGGRKLDLRMSTLPNTYGEKVVMRILDTKSINVDLENLGFEDDTFTIWKKIVDSPHGIVLVTGPTGSGKTTTLYASLRTLDKNSMNISTVEDPVEYHLDGVTQTQMHEKIGMTFAMALRALLRQDPDVIMLGEIRDTETAMIAVQAALTGHLVLSTLHTNDAPSSITRLVNIGLEPFLVGAAVNGVLAQRLIRRLCSTCKAMDKPSEDLAEFLAMQSFDPDEIWVPKGCDKCRNTGYAGRVGIYELLTVDDGLRDMIARNPNVAELRRICIERGMVTLRQDGMRKVARGITTIQEVLRVTEG from the coding sequence GTGGCGAAGTACAACATCGACGACATCCTGAATGAGTTGGGCGTCGGTGAGAACAAGCCGACGGAGGACCCGAAGAAGGCGAAGGGGAAGCGCGAGGACGAGAAGGAGCCGCAGGAGTTCTCGCCGCTTCCCTCGATGCCGGCGAACCAGCGTGGGTACGGACAGCCGGTGCGTGAGAACGAGTTGGCGCGTCGGCCCCACACGCCGAACACGCCGACGCTCGGGCCCGCGATCCGGGACATTTATCAGCCGGCGGAGACCGAGCAGGCCTCGCAGGAGTTGGGGCAGTTGCTGCTCGCGAAAGGGGCGGTGACGGCGGACCGGCTGAGCGTGGCGCAGGGCGTGATCCGGGCGTCTCCCGGCCGCCGCATGAGCGACGTGCTCGTCGAGCAGGGCGTCGATGAGGCGGCGGTGCAGGCGGCGAAGGCGGAACTCGCGGGGCTTTCGTTCGAGCGGATCGACGTCGAGAAGGGCCTCGACGGCGGATTCGATGGCGGCCTTTTGCAGAAGTTGACGCCCGAGTTCTGCAAGAAGAACATGGTCGTGCCCCTTCGCAAGGAAGGGTCGCGCGTGATCATGGGGACGGTGGACGCGGACAACGTCTACCTGCTCGACGAGATCAAGGCGCGTCTGGGCGAGATGCCCATCAAACTCGTGCTGGTGACGCAGTACGACGTGAAGGGCGCGCTGGAGATCGTGGGCGAGACATCCTCGACGGAGGAGGTCGACGTCAACGAACTCCTGAGCGAGGTCGACGAGGGCGACGTCCAGATCGAGAAGAAGATGGGCGGGGAAGAGGTCGACCTCGAGCGCGAGGCCGGCGAGAGCCCCGTCATCCGCTACGTGAACTACATCATCCAGACGGCGGTGAAGGAGGGCGCGAGCGACATCCACATCGAGCCCGCGGACAAGAAGTTGCGCGTGCGGTTCCGCATCGACGGCGAGTTGTTCGAGATGATGAACCCGCCGGCGGCGATGTCGTCGGCGATCACGAGCCGCCTGAAGATCATGGCGAACCTCGACATCTCCGAGCGGCGCATCCCGCAGGACGGTCGAATCCGCTGCACGGTCGGCGGGCGCAAACTCGATCTTCGAATGTCGACGCTCCCGAACACGTATGGCGAGAAGGTCGTCATGCGTATTCTCGACACGAAGTCGATCAACGTGGACCTCGAGAACCTGGGGTTCGAGGACGACACGTTCACGATCTGGAAGAAGATCGTGGACTCGCCGCACGGGATTGTGCTGGTGACGGGGCCGACCGGCTCGGGAAAGACGACGACGCTGTACGCGTCGCTGCGGACGCTCGACAAGAACTCGATGAACATCTCGACGGTCGAGGACCCGGTGGAATACCACCTCGACGGCGTGACGCAGACGCAGATGCACGAGAAGATCGGGATGACGTTCGCGATGGCGCTCCGCGCGCTCCTGCGTCAGGACCCGGACGTGATCATGCTGGGCGAAATCCGTGACACGGAGACGGCGATGATCGCCGTGCAGGCCGCGCTCACGGGCCACCTGGTCTTGAGCACGCTGCACACCAACGACGCGCCGAGTTCGATCACGCGACTGGTGAACATCGGGCTGGAGCCGTTCCTTGTGGGCGCCGCGGTGAACGGGGTGCTGGCGCAGCGGCTGATCCGGCGGTTGTGCTCGACGTGCAAGGCGATGGACAAGCCCAGCGAGGATCTCGCCGAGTTCCTGGCGATGCAGAGTTTCGATCCCGACGAGATCTGGGTGCCCAAGGGGTGCGACAAGTGTCGCAACACGGGGTATGCCGGGCGTGTGGGTATCTATGAGTTGCTCACGGTGGACGACGGACTGCGCGACATGATCGCGCGGAACCCGAACGTCGCGGAGTTGCGCCGGATTTGCATCGAGCGCGGCATGGTGACGCTGCGTCAGGACGGGATGCGCAAGGTCGCGCGGGGGATCACCACGATCCAGGAAGTGCTGCGCGTCACCGAGGGGTAA
- a CDS encoding ABC transporter permease codes for MPPRARFRRTMLRIAIHMLFGDRTKYITLVLSLAFAAMLMNQQGAIFLGLLNQATGPLQNIEQADLWVIDPHTEWVAEFRPLSDEKLGRIRSVPGVAWAEPLLSSYAIVELPDGSFKRLQMLGISRQTLAGRPPELTQGNIEDLWIPDAIIVEEQSRAKLGGVNIGDTMRINDKRAIVVGFCKAKLGFESNAIVYTTFPNALNYTPQERKKISYVLVKAKAGEDVRQVQANINTVPEVVALTRDEFRKRSMDFIVIATGIGVNFGITILLGFAVGLLLSASVFYQFTIENLRHFATLKAMGASVPTLLGMVVTQALIVGTVGYGIGVGLAGSFTLVSNALQAELAAYFPWQLLVGSFVATLITILVGSLLSLRRVASVSPGVVFSGS; via the coding sequence ATGCCACCACGAGCCCGCTTCCGCCGCACCATGCTCCGCATCGCGATCCACATGCTCTTTGGCGATCGGACCAAGTACATCACTCTGGTCCTCAGCCTCGCCTTCGCTGCCATGCTCATGAACCAGCAGGGCGCGATCTTCCTGGGCCTGCTCAACCAGGCGACCGGGCCCCTCCAGAACATCGAGCAGGCCGACCTCTGGGTCATCGATCCGCACACCGAATGGGTGGCCGAGTTCCGCCCCCTTTCGGACGAGAAACTCGGGCGCATCCGCAGCGTCCCCGGCGTCGCGTGGGCCGAGCCGCTCCTTAGCAGTTACGCGATCGTCGAACTCCCCGACGGCTCCTTCAAACGCCTCCAGATGCTCGGCATCTCACGCCAGACCCTCGCCGGCCGCCCGCCCGAACTCACCCAGGGCAATATCGAGGACCTCTGGATCCCCGACGCGATCATCGTCGAGGAGCAGAGCCGCGCCAAACTCGGCGGCGTCAACATCGGCGACACCATGCGCATCAACGACAAGCGCGCCATCGTCGTCGGGTTCTGCAAGGCCAAACTCGGATTTGAGAGCAACGCCATCGTCTACACCACCTTCCCCAACGCTCTCAACTACACACCCCAGGAACGAAAAAAGATCAGTTACGTCCTCGTCAAGGCCAAAGCGGGCGAGGACGTCCGCCAGGTCCAGGCCAACATCAACACCGTCCCCGAGGTCGTTGCCCTCACCCGCGATGAGTTCCGAAAGCGCTCCATGGACTTCATCGTGATCGCCACGGGCATCGGCGTGAACTTCGGCATCACCATCCTCCTCGGGTTCGCCGTCGGGCTCCTCCTCTCCGCCTCCGTCTTCTACCAGTTCACCATCGAGAACCTGCGCCACTTCGCCACGCTCAAGGCCATGGGCGCCAGCGTCCCCACACTCCTGGGCATGGTCGTCACACAAGCCCTCATCGTCGGCACGGTCGGCTATGGCATCGGCGTCGGGCTCGCCGGGTCCTTCACCCTTGTCAGCAACGCCCTCCAGGCCGAACTCGCCGCGTATTTCCCCTGGCAACTCCTCGTCGGCTCCTTTGTCGCCACACTGATCACGATCCTTGTCGGGAGCCTCCTGTCCCTCCGGCGGGTCGCCAGCGTCAGCCCCGGCGTCGTCTTCTCCGGCTCGTAA
- a CDS encoding DUF3568 family protein, which yields MRRVIGCVVCGLCVVAMGGCFTPPGAVLGLGMDLAKAGAGSYEQGRMSTLWRADVNRLADSAVAALNTLDLAIRSDTSANGSRYIRASDFKGRVVSITVSPSTPNLSLAVVRVGFADDPVYVTLVVDELGRQMDETPAKR from the coding sequence ATGCGACGGGTGATTGGGTGTGTGGTGTGTGGCCTGTGTGTGGTGGCGATGGGCGGCTGCTTCACGCCGCCGGGCGCGGTGCTGGGGCTGGGGATGGACCTCGCGAAGGCGGGCGCGGGGTCGTATGAACAGGGGCGGATGTCCACGCTCTGGCGTGCGGACGTCAACCGCCTGGCGGATTCCGCGGTGGCGGCGCTCAACACGCTGGACCTCGCGATCCGTTCGGACACAAGCGCGAATGGATCGCGCTACATCCGGGCCTCGGACTTCAAGGGCCGCGTAGTGTCGATCACGGTCTCGCCGAGCACGCCGAACCTGAGCCTTGCGGTGGTGCGTGTGGGGTTCGCGGACGATCCGGTGTATGTGACGCTGGTGGTGGATGAGTTGGGTCGGCAGATGGACGAGACGCCGGCGAAGCGGTGA
- a CDS encoding NifU N-terminal domain-containing protein, with amino-acid sequence MANPVRTVEFQETPNPHAVKAVVSTPLASGGGDGLRSYSSANEASDDAVARSLFEIAGVVGVLVTPGWVTVRKNAGTTWAELKPRIRTALERAT; translated from the coding sequence GTGGCGAATCCGGTTCGAACGGTGGAGTTTCAGGAGACGCCGAATCCGCACGCGGTGAAGGCGGTGGTCTCAACGCCGCTCGCGAGTGGTGGTGGCGATGGATTGAGGTCGTACTCGAGCGCGAACGAGGCGAGTGACGACGCGGTGGCGCGGTCACTCTTCGAGATCGCGGGTGTCGTGGGGGTGCTCGTGACACCCGGGTGGGTGACGGTGCGGAAGAACGCGGGAACGACCTGGGCGGAGTTGAAGCCGAGGATTCGGACGGCACTCGAGAGGGCCACGTGA
- a CDS encoding A/G-specific adenine glycosylase, with amino-acid sequence MSGTREGRVVRALSRWFAGSARVLPWRTEERDAYHVLVSELMLQQTQVSRVIPKFEAFVSRFPSVHALASASEREVLEAWTGLGYYRRARMLHAAARSIVELHAGRVPRSAAELIELPGIGRYTAGAIASQAFGARVPVVDGNVVRVLLRIEGRDGSASEAGTMAWCWERAGALQEAAARARVHPGTLNEAIMELGATVCVPRAPKCAECPLRTMCEARRLGRQVEIPSPKVAARVREIEHIVLPVTDGRGMWLVRRRAGTLWHGLWELPTVERAAGGHRMSADVVERSLGLMKSASRSRGVAMEFSFKTSACVVAFVVRAPSKIGRRGVAGEWVKLDELKHLAMSSPQRRIVREVVCRRA; translated from the coding sequence GTGAGCGGCACGCGTGAAGGCCGCGTGGTGCGGGCGCTCTCGCGGTGGTTCGCGGGCTCGGCTCGGGTTCTCCCGTGGCGGACCGAAGAGCGCGACGCGTACCACGTGCTCGTGAGCGAGTTGATGCTGCAGCAGACGCAGGTCTCGCGGGTCATCCCGAAGTTCGAGGCATTCGTGTCGCGGTTTCCCAGCGTGCATGCGCTGGCGTCGGCGAGCGAGCGCGAGGTGCTCGAGGCGTGGACGGGGCTTGGGTACTACCGGCGCGCGCGGATGTTGCATGCCGCGGCGAGAAGTATCGTAGAGTTGCACGCCGGCCGGGTGCCCCGGTCGGCAGCGGAACTGATCGAACTGCCGGGGATTGGGCGGTACACGGCCGGGGCGATCGCGTCGCAGGCGTTCGGCGCGCGTGTGCCGGTCGTCGATGGGAACGTCGTGCGCGTGCTGCTGCGCATCGAGGGGCGCGATGGGAGCGCGTCAGAGGCAGGAACGATGGCGTGGTGCTGGGAACGGGCGGGGGCGCTGCAGGAAGCCGCGGCAAGGGCGCGCGTGCATCCAGGAACGTTGAACGAGGCGATCATGGAGTTGGGGGCGACGGTGTGTGTGCCAAGGGCACCGAAGTGTGCCGAGTGTCCACTTCGCACGATGTGCGAGGCACGTCGGCTGGGCAGGCAGGTGGAGATTCCCAGCCCAAAAGTCGCGGCCCGCGTGCGCGAGATCGAGCACATCGTGCTACCGGTGACGGACGGGCGTGGCATGTGGCTCGTGCGACGGCGCGCGGGGACGTTGTGGCATGGGTTGTGGGAGTTGCCGACGGTTGAGCGGGCTGCGGGAGGGCATCGAATGTCAGCCGATGTAGTCGAGCGATCTCTTGGACTGATGAAGAGTGCGTCACGTTCGCGCGGCGTGGCGATGGAGTTCTCATTCAAGACAAGCGCATGCGTCGTGGCGTTTGTGGTGCGGGCACCGAGCAAGATCGGGCGGCGCGGTGTGGCCGGTGAATGGGTGAAACTCGACGAACTCAAACATCTTGCGATGTCCAGCCCGCAGCGACGGATCGTCCGTGAGGTGGTGTGCCGCAGGGCATGA
- a CDS encoding agmatine deiminase family protein, whose amino-acid sequence MRTLESCSTPVLLLTLAALSTGASAQVLSPSGLVYPEGSVVPRYATDLEKALMAEAPGAWVERGPYTMPQGPLTCPGEYAPADGIILAWEGGTTLNNIQAQMIKWITTTGNARAYVSFDTLSEQTSQLPVIQAAGADMAKVFPIIRTTDAIWMRDYGPRYSYEGNVRVTSDHTYNVTVRVNDDSFPVGWAPFKKHARYVLPMVHGGGNYHLNSLGEGFATMLIANENPARTQPQIISLWQDHWGPTTTIVPAYPTSVDLTQHIDMWVQIIDDRKVLICDWPNNPGTTQDSICDNRAATMQADGWEVFRVPARSIFVAAAGYNVHYTYTNLVMCNELVLVPTYTNSQVVQHNAESLAVFQSAFPTKTVVQIPCESLVQLAGVMHCIVMHVPKHLGDEGGLAPTAYLRAPNGGQSLTPGTPSTINWISDDDNAVVNVDLQYSADDGGSWTTIASAIPDSGTFSWTVPNVFSTSARVRVITRDAEGRTGHDDSDAAFTILGTNPCVADFDDGTGSGTPDGGVTIDDLLYYIAYFNLGAIRTDIDDGSGTGTPDGGVTIDDLLYFLARFNQGC is encoded by the coding sequence GTGCGAACTCTCGAATCTTGCTCCACTCCCGTCCTCCTCCTGACCCTCGCCGCACTCTCCACCGGCGCCTCGGCCCAGGTTCTTTCTCCCTCGGGCCTCGTCTATCCCGAGGGCTCTGTCGTCCCGCGTTACGCCACCGATCTCGAGAAAGCCCTCATGGCCGAGGCCCCCGGCGCGTGGGTCGAGCGTGGCCCCTACACCATGCCCCAAGGCCCGCTCACCTGCCCCGGCGAGTACGCCCCCGCCGATGGCATCATCCTCGCGTGGGAAGGCGGCACCACCCTCAACAACATCCAAGCCCAGATGATCAAGTGGATCACCACCACCGGCAACGCCCGGGCCTATGTCTCCTTCGATACCCTCAGCGAGCAGACGAGCCAACTCCCCGTCATCCAGGCCGCGGGCGCTGACATGGCCAAGGTCTTCCCCATCATCCGCACGACCGACGCGATCTGGATGCGCGACTATGGCCCACGGTACTCCTATGAGGGCAACGTCCGCGTCACCTCCGACCACACGTACAACGTCACCGTCCGTGTCAACGACGATTCCTTCCCCGTCGGCTGGGCGCCTTTCAAGAAGCACGCTCGATACGTCCTCCCCATGGTCCATGGCGGCGGGAACTACCACCTCAACTCCCTTGGCGAGGGGTTCGCCACCATGCTCATCGCGAACGAGAACCCCGCGCGGACCCAACCTCAGATCATCTCGCTCTGGCAGGACCACTGGGGCCCCACCACCACCATCGTTCCCGCTTATCCCACCTCCGTCGATCTCACCCAGCACATCGACATGTGGGTCCAGATCATCGACGACCGCAAAGTGCTCATCTGCGATTGGCCTAATAACCCGGGCACCACGCAGGACAGTATCTGTGACAATCGTGCCGCCACCATGCAGGCCGACGGCTGGGAGGTCTTCCGCGTCCCCGCGCGAAGTATCTTCGTCGCCGCCGCCGGATACAACGTCCACTACACCTACACCAACCTCGTGATGTGCAACGAACTCGTGCTCGTGCCGACGTACACCAACTCCCAGGTCGTTCAGCACAACGCCGAGTCCCTCGCCGTCTTCCAGTCCGCCTTCCCCACCAAGACCGTCGTCCAGATTCCCTGCGAGTCTCTCGTGCAACTCGCCGGTGTCATGCACTGCATCGTCATGCATGTCCCCAAGCACCTTGGCGATGAGGGCGGCCTCGCCCCCACCGCCTACCTCCGCGCGCCCAACGGCGGGCAATCGCTCACCCCGGGCACACCATCGACCATCAACTGGATCTCCGACGACGACAATGCCGTCGTCAATGTCGATCTCCAGTACTCCGCCGACGATGGCGGCTCATGGACCACCATCGCGAGCGCCATCCCCGATAGCGGCACCTTCTCCTGGACCGTCCCCAATGTCTTCTCGACCTCGGCCCGTGTTCGTGTCATCACGCGCGACGCCGAAGGCCGCACCGGCCACGATGATTCCGACGCCGCCTTTACCATCCTCGGCACCAACCCCTGCGTCGCCGACTTCGACGACGGCACAGGCTCGGGCACACCCGACGGCGGCGTCACCATCGACGACCTCCTCTATTACATCGCCTACTTCAATCTTGGAGCCATCCGCACCGACATCGACGACGGCAGCGGCACCGGCACCCCCGACGGCGGCGTCACCATCGACGACCTTCTCTACTTCCTCGCCCGCTTCAACCAGGGCTGCTGA